From a region of the Constantimarinum furrinae genome:
- a CDS encoding nucleotide exchange factor GrpE gives MSKKDKNKDTMTEEQVQETVMESSEKKDSKKNKKQDPVESLKLELEQEKDRYLRLFAEFENYKKRTGRERIEFFKTASQEVMVSLLPVLDDFDRALKEIERTEDDGLFKGVELISNKFRETLRTKGLKPIETNQGDTFDAEIHEAVTQIPAPDDSLKGKIIDVIEQGYTLGERIIRFPKVVIGQ, from the coding sequence ATGAGCAAAAAAGATAAGAACAAAGACACAATGACCGAGGAGCAGGTTCAGGAAACGGTGATGGAATCATCCGAGAAGAAGGATTCTAAAAAGAATAAGAAGCAGGACCCGGTAGAATCACTGAAGTTGGAATTGGAACAGGAAAAAGACAGATATTTACGTCTTTTTGCCGAATTTGAAAATTACAAAAAGCGAACGGGTCGCGAACGTATAGAATTTTTTAAAACCGCAAGTCAGGAAGTAATGGTCTCTTTGCTTCCGGTATTGGATGATTTTGATCGCGCCTTAAAGGAGATAGAGCGAACCGAGGACGATGGCCTGTTTAAAGGCGTTGAACTCATTAGCAATAAATTTAGGGAAACCTTAAGAACTAAAGGGTTAAAACCTATTGAAACGAATCAAGGTGATACATTTGATGCCGAAATTCACGAGGCAGTTACTCAGATTCCGGCACCAGATGATTCCTTAAAAGGAAAGATCATCGATGTAATTGAACAGGGATATACGTTAGGTGAAAGGATTATCCGATTCCCAAAAGTAGTGATAGGACAATAG
- a CDS encoding YceI family protein, which translates to MKRSFLTLALIAFVFAGFTSCKEKNSDTLGEAEEVVEASDAAVTYTVNTEKSVINWKGEKPTATHTGTIKLSSGELSAVNRDIEAGKFTIDMNSITDTDLEGKAKANLEAHLKGTVEGKEGDFFNVPKYPESTFELTGVSGENGKITVSGNLTIKDQTHNIEFPATVSFPGDEIFLKSAPFTIDRTKWGVNFGSKSIFDNLGDKFINDEVELVVELHASKME; encoded by the coding sequence ATGAAAAGATCATTTTTAACATTGGCACTGATTGCTTTTGTATTCGCGGGTTTTACTTCGTGTAAAGAAAAAAATTCCGATACATTGGGTGAAGCTGAAGAAGTAGTTGAAGCAAGTGATGCTGCTGTGACTTATACCGTAAACACCGAAAAATCTGTAATCAATTGGAAAGGAGAAAAACCTACCGCGACACATACAGGAACCATTAAATTATCTTCCGGAGAGCTTTCTGCCGTTAACCGAGATATAGAAGCAGGAAAATTTACAATAGACATGAATAGTATTACCGATACCGATTTGGAAGGTAAAGCGAAGGCCAATCTAGAAGCGCATCTAAAGGGTACTGTGGAAGGTAAAGAAGGTGATTTTTTCAATGTTCCTAAATATCCGGAATCTACTTTCGAATTAACCGGAGTTTCAGGAGAGAACGGAAAGATCACGGTAAGCGGAAATCTTACAATAAAGGATCAGACACATAATATTGAATTTCCGGCGACAGTTTCATTTCCCGGGGATGAAATTTTTCTAAAGAGTGCTCCTTTCACCATTGACCGCACCAAATGGGGCGTGAACTTTGGATCTAAGTCAATTTTTGACAATTTAGGTGATAAATTTATCAATGATGAAGTGGAACTAGTAGTTGAATTACACGCTTCAAAAATGGAATAG
- a CDS encoding TIGR01777 family oxidoreductase, whose protein sequence is MKVLITGATGLIGAQLVKYCHDENYIVHYLTTSKNKIETLPNFKGFYWDPYKGEIDTAAFEGVTVIVNLVGASISKRWTKSYKKVILESRTKTANLLYDTLKKIKHDVRQLISASGVGVYPDSKTKLYFENESETGSGFLAEVVLAWEAAADQFKQLGIDVTKVRTGVVLSAEQGAFPKIVAPIDKGLGAPLGSGDQWMSWIHLEDIACIYLQMIKNEWEGTFNAVAPTPVTNNKMTREIADKLNVTLWLPNVPSFILRLVLGEMATLVLDGQLVSSKKIESHGYKFRYHNIESALKELL, encoded by the coding sequence ATGAAGGTATTAATCACCGGAGCTACGGGATTAATTGGTGCGCAATTGGTAAAGTACTGCCATGACGAAAATTATATCGTTCACTATTTAACTACGAGCAAGAATAAGATCGAAACCTTACCCAATTTTAAGGGGTTTTATTGGGACCCATATAAGGGCGAGATAGATACGGCTGCATTTGAAGGAGTGACCGTGATCGTAAATTTGGTGGGAGCGAGTATTTCCAAGAGATGGACCAAATCGTACAAAAAAGTAATTCTCGAGAGCAGAACCAAAACCGCTAATTTGCTCTACGATACTCTTAAAAAAATAAAACATGACGTCAGGCAGTTAATTTCAGCCAGTGGGGTTGGCGTTTATCCGGATTCTAAAACCAAACTGTATTTTGAAAATGAATCGGAAACGGGAAGCGGGTTTCTTGCCGAAGTGGTTTTGGCCTGGGAAGCAGCAGCAGATCAGTTTAAACAATTGGGAATAGATGTTACCAAAGTAAGAACCGGCGTGGTTTTATCCGCAGAGCAGGGAGCATTTCCTAAAATTGTAGCACCAATAGATAAGGGTCTCGGCGCACCTCTAGGTAGTGGTGACCAGTGGATGTCGTGGATTCATTTGGAAGATATTGCTTGTATTTACCTTCAAATGATAAAAAATGAATGGGAAGGGACCTTTAACGCGGTGGCTCCAACCCCGGTAACCAATAATAAAATGACTAGAGAGATCGCCGATAAATTAAACGTAACTTTATGGCTACCAAATGTTCCGTCATTTATTCTGCGGCTCGTTTTGGGCGAAATGGCTACCCTTGTGCTGGACGGACAGCTGGTAAGTTCTAAAAAGATCGAATCTCACGGATATAAATTTCGGTATCACAATATAGAAAGCGCTCTCAAGGAATTGTTATAA
- the mnmD gene encoding tRNA (5-methylaminomethyl-2-thiouridine)(34)-methyltransferase MnmD: MKREILITGDGSATIRLPEWNEQYHSKHGAIAEAQHVFIKSGLEYLVGNNKSELIDILEIGFGTGLNALLSLQFAALHNVPIRYTGVEAYPVAISEIEQLNYTELTQSSKEEFKQIHTVSWEEFSEIHKNFSLRKRKQFFSEITDKQEFDLIYFDAFGARVQPELWEESIFRRMIEALRPKGVLVTYSAKGSVRRAMQAVGFTVERLPGPPGKREMLRAMKL, encoded by the coding sequence TTGAAACGCGAAATTCTTATTACGGGAGATGGATCGGCGACGATCCGTCTCCCGGAATGGAATGAACAGTACCACTCTAAGCATGGAGCTATAGCTGAAGCGCAACACGTCTTTATTAAATCGGGTTTGGAGTATCTTGTGGGTAACAACAAATCTGAATTAATTGATATTCTTGAGATCGGATTTGGTACCGGATTAAATGCTTTACTTTCCTTGCAGTTCGCAGCTCTACACAATGTCCCAATTCGTTATACTGGAGTAGAAGCCTATCCGGTAGCTATTTCTGAAATTGAGCAACTGAATTATACCGAGTTAACACAGTCATCAAAAGAGGAATTTAAGCAGATTCATACCGTTTCTTGGGAAGAATTTTCAGAGATACACAAAAATTTTTCGCTACGGAAACGAAAACAATTCTTTTCAGAAATAACTGATAAACAGGAATTCGACCTTATTTATTTTGATGCTTTTGGCGCCAGAGTTCAACCGGAACTTTGGGAGGAATCCATATTTAGACGCATGATCGAGGCGCTAAGGCCCAAAGGAGTACTGGTTACCTATTCCGCAAAAGGAAGCGTGCGCAGAGCCATGCAAGCAGTTGGTTTTACGGTAGAACGACTTCCGGGTCCTCCCGGCAAAAGAGAAATGCTGCGGGCTATGAAGTTATAG
- a CDS encoding DUF4920 domain-containing protein, which produces MKNVVILCLIAIFTVACNQTDKKQNDESEIETESIAMATEYSSIGDEISSEDVMTTEEIAEKYKSMKPGDTIAITFKSKVNAVCQNKGCWMKMDMGDAESMVKFKDYGFFMPKDLAGAEVIVGGVAFVEEMSVEDQRHFAEDAGKSKEEIAAITEPKRTLSFISNGVLIPEDYQNQ; this is translated from the coding sequence ATGAAAAATGTAGTAATCCTTTGTTTGATCGCCATATTTACAGTGGCGTGCAATCAAACAGATAAAAAACAAAACGACGAAAGTGAAATTGAGACCGAATCCATTGCGATGGCGACTGAATATAGCTCAATTGGTGATGAAATTTCAAGTGAGGATGTAATGACAACTGAAGAAATTGCCGAAAAATATAAAAGTATGAAACCGGGCGATACGATTGCTATTACCTTCAAATCTAAAGTAAATGCAGTTTGTCAGAATAAGGGCTGCTGGATGAAAATGGATATGGGTGACGCAGAATCAATGGTGAAGTTTAAGGATTATGGTTTCTTTATGCCTAAGGATCTGGCAGGAGCCGAAGTGATCGTTGGTGGGGTAGCCTTTGTGGAAGAGATGAGTGTTGAAGATCAGCGCCATTTTGCTGAAGACGCAGGAAAATCCAAAGAGGAGATCGCTGCCATCACAGAACCAAAACGAACTTTGTCTTTTATTTCCAACGGGGTCTTAATTCCTGAAGACTACCAAAATCAATAA
- a CDS encoding branched-chain amino acid aminotransferase: MSLITSQKIHINKASSSRINDVDFNNLTFGSVFTDHMFECDFIDGNWQNPTIKPYGPISISPAAKVFHYGQAVFEGMKAYKDDHGKVFLFRPKENLKRINKSSVRMAIPEFPKDVFFEAMHKILELDKDWIKSGLGNSLYIRPFVMATQVGVSASPSNAYKFMILLSPAQAYYTGEVRVVIAQQYSRAADGGVGFAKAAGNYGAQFYPTNLAREKGFQQVIWTDSNEHKYLEEAGTMNVFFRINNTLITAPTNDRILDGITRKSVIAIAEKNNITTEVRKITVSELVNAAKDGSLKEIFGAGTAAVISPVSAFSYEETLYELPKQEPSFASEFKKELMEIQHNLTEDPFNWRYKVL, translated from the coding sequence ATGAGTTTGATCACTTCGCAGAAAATACATATAAACAAAGCATCTTCCTCCAGAATTAATGATGTTGATTTTAACAACCTCACCTTCGGAAGTGTTTTTACAGATCATATGTTCGAATGCGATTTTATCGATGGCAACTGGCAGAACCCGACTATAAAACCATATGGCCCTATTTCCATATCACCTGCAGCCAAAGTGTTTCATTACGGACAGGCCGTCTTTGAAGGCATGAAAGCCTATAAGGATGACCATGGCAAAGTATTCTTATTCCGACCTAAAGAAAATCTTAAGCGAATCAACAAATCGTCTGTTCGGATGGCAATACCGGAGTTTCCTAAAGATGTCTTCTTCGAGGCTATGCATAAGATTTTAGAACTGGATAAGGATTGGATAAAGAGCGGCCTTGGAAATTCATTGTACATACGTCCTTTCGTTATGGCTACCCAAGTGGGTGTTTCCGCCTCCCCTTCTAACGCCTATAAATTTATGATCCTCTTGTCACCTGCCCAAGCTTATTATACTGGAGAAGTAAGGGTGGTGATCGCACAACAGTATAGCAGAGCAGCCGATGGCGGGGTAGGGTTTGCCAAAGCCGCAGGTAATTACGGGGCTCAGTTTTATCCCACTAATCTTGCGCGGGAAAAGGGTTTTCAACAAGTGATCTGGACCGATTCGAATGAACATAAATATTTGGAAGAAGCCGGAACGATGAATGTTTTTTTCCGAATTAATAATACACTTATCACTGCGCCCACTAACGACAGAATCCTTGACGGTATAACCAGAAAAAGCGTGATCGCTATTGCTGAAAAGAACAATATCACTACCGAAGTGCGAAAAATAACGGTTTCAGAATTGGTAAACGCAGCGAAAGACGGAAGCTTAAAAGAAATATTTGGAGCAGGAACCGCGGCCGTTATTAGTCCGGTGAGCGCTTTCAGTTATGAAGAAACACTTTATGAATTACCAAAACAGGAGCCAAGTTTTGCTTCAGAATTTAAAAAGGAACTTATGGAGATTCAGCATAACTTAACCGAAGATCCATTTAACTGGCGTTATAAAGTTTTATAA
- a CDS encoding pyrophosphohydrolase domain-containing protein, whose amino-acid sequence MKNKIAAVHEFHDAFGLGIKNEPTADLGEAKNLLRYKLMREENEEYLEAANNNDLVEVADALGDMLYILCGTIIEHGMQEKIEEVFNEIQRSNMSKLGADGKPIYREDGKVLKGPNYFKPNIEKILNL is encoded by the coding sequence ATGAAAAACAAAATAGCCGCAGTACATGAATTTCACGATGCCTTCGGATTAGGAATTAAGAATGAACCCACAGCCGATCTTGGTGAGGCTAAAAATTTGTTGCGATACAAACTGATGAGGGAGGAGAATGAAGAATATTTGGAAGCGGCCAATAATAATGATCTCGTTGAAGTTGCAGATGCGCTTGGAGATATGCTTTATATTCTCTGCGGAACCATCATCGAACATGGGATGCAGGAGAAAATAGAGGAAGTTTTTAATGAGATTCAGCGTAGTAATATGAGTAAGCTGGGAGCCGACGGAAAGCCTATTTACCGTGAAGACGGGAAGGTTTTAAAAGGGCCGAATTATTTTAAACCCAATATTGAAAAAATTCTGAACTTGTAA
- a CDS encoding sensor histidine kinase translates to MIFGKLNCKRKLRLVMIPLCFPMLLVAQFNEGQQGLFDAIRTMRIDSLQLFSMEETVVNRFLHQQFAILKTGDPFFKDDEEPAPEFERTLYYLSKGDKILEEQKNKESDSTAYSYFIKALYITENNNWNVLGCEAYKRILRYQFKNQKDFDTFERLAGEYSKIAYDDFEKIYATYFRVGAEMTKHYYIDTPQHDIEEKLLTAIHNASIKDHPYLEARLSQLLGVYYDLEKVTDKPVEYYSKALNIYESIPLYFVQKHAIDMKFNIASYYNDRDDMVKALEYVQLINPKEITKKDSRDLLLINDMFYQIYKKSDQLDSALFYLEKKSLLKDSVDMENRANAISEFETKYRASEKERQNLELQTEITKKQRQQQNTIIGGLILLLVGSIIGYLLYKNTKRKQRIAEQQSEIEIQKTEKLLKEQELTSIDAMIAGQEKERQRLASDLHDSVGATLAAAKLQFHHLSQNKEKAQDLGDLYSKTESLLSQAYNEVRAMAHLKNSGVIAKNGLLPAVMKLAKNASGTNDLHIEVQDYGLNERLENSLEIAIFRIIQELVTNIIKHANASEGSISITQHDDSLNIIVEDNGTGFNFNTVQTKEGMGLSSIERRVEHLQGSMEIDSTPGKGTSILIDIPL, encoded by the coding sequence ATGATTTTCGGAAAACTTAACTGTAAAAGAAAGCTAAGGCTGGTCATGATCCCCTTGTGCTTTCCTATGTTATTGGTCGCCCAATTTAATGAGGGCCAGCAAGGTCTGTTCGATGCTATCAGAACGATGCGAATCGATTCGTTACAGTTGTTTTCCATGGAAGAAACCGTGGTAAATCGTTTTTTACACCAACAATTCGCTATTTTAAAAACCGGAGATCCTTTTTTTAAGGATGATGAAGAACCTGCTCCCGAATTCGAAAGGACACTGTACTACCTTTCAAAAGGTGACAAGATCCTGGAAGAACAGAAAAATAAAGAGTCGGATTCAACAGCCTATTCCTATTTTATAAAAGCCTTATATATTACCGAAAACAATAATTGGAATGTTCTAGGGTGTGAAGCCTATAAACGTATTTTGCGTTATCAGTTTAAAAATCAAAAGGATTTCGACACATTTGAACGGCTTGCAGGAGAATATTCTAAAATAGCCTACGACGATTTCGAAAAGATCTATGCCACCTACTTCAGAGTTGGCGCCGAAATGACCAAACATTATTATATAGACACGCCGCAACATGATATTGAAGAAAAACTGCTTACCGCTATTCACAATGCTTCCATTAAGGATCATCCGTACCTTGAAGCCAGACTGAGTCAGTTGCTTGGTGTATATTACGATCTCGAAAAAGTTACAGACAAACCCGTAGAATACTATAGTAAGGCGCTAAATATTTACGAAAGTATCCCCCTGTATTTTGTTCAGAAACACGCTATTGACATGAAGTTTAATATTGCGAGTTATTACAATGACCGGGATGATATGGTCAAAGCTCTAGAGTATGTACAATTAATAAACCCTAAGGAGATCACTAAAAAAGATAGCAGGGATCTGCTGCTTATTAACGATATGTTCTATCAGATCTATAAGAAGTCGGATCAATTAGACAGTGCTCTCTTCTATTTAGAAAAAAAGAGTTTACTCAAGGATAGTGTCGATATGGAAAACCGAGCCAATGCCATCTCAGAGTTTGAAACCAAATACAGAGCCAGTGAAAAGGAGCGGCAAAATCTGGAATTACAAACTGAAATCACCAAAAAACAGCGTCAGCAGCAGAATACGATTATTGGAGGATTAATACTTTTACTAGTTGGAAGCATAATCGGGTATTTATTATATAAAAACACTAAAAGAAAACAACGTATCGCCGAGCAACAGAGCGAAATCGAAATTCAGAAAACCGAGAAACTTCTAAAGGAACAAGAACTTACCTCTATTGATGCAATGATAGCCGGACAGGAAAAAGAGCGGCAGCGATTGGCTTCAGACCTGCACGATAGTGTTGGGGCGACACTGGCAGCGGCCAAATTACAGTTTCACCACCTTTCACAAAACAAAGAGAAAGCTCAAGATTTGGGTGATTTGTATTCTAAGACAGAAAGCTTATTGTCTCAGGCATATAACGAAGTAAGAGCTATGGCTCATTTAAAAAACAGCGGAGTCATTGCAAAGAACGGATTGCTTCCCGCCGTCATGAAACTCGCTAAAAATGCTTCAGGAACCAATGATCTGCACATAGAGGTTCAGGATTATGGGCTGAACGAGCGGCTCGAAAATTCTTTGGAAATCGCCATTTTCAGAATTATTCAGGAATTAGTGACCAATATTATAAAACATGCGAATGCTTCCGAAGGAAGTATTTCGATTACACAACACGATGATTCCTTGAATATTATTGTGGAAGATAACGGTACCGGTTTTAATTTTAACACCGTTCAAACAAAAGAAGGAATGGGACTCAGCAGTATAGAACGCAGAGTAGAACATCTCCAAGGCAGTATGGAAATAGACAGCACGCCCGGAAAAGGAACTTCAATTTTAATCGATATACCACTATGA
- a CDS encoding response regulator: MITVAIAEDHQSLVDGINLLLKYEEDISIVGMANDGEALLEIVRSKQPKVVLTDIKMPKIDGIAATRIIKKEFPHIKVVAFTMFDQEDAISQMVAAGVSGYILKDSPLEEVMNAIRSVAEGSTFFDAAIDLTNLNKASDRTEKKPVLSKSEREILKLIGEGKATSEIAKLRFTAVSTVEKHRKNMIRKLGLSGKGELLRYALEKKYDF, translated from the coding sequence ATGATCACAGTTGCCATTGCCGAAGATCACCAGTCCTTAGTCGACGGGATTAATCTTTTACTGAAATACGAAGAAGATATTAGTATAGTTGGAATGGCTAACGATGGAGAAGCGTTGTTGGAGATCGTTAGAAGCAAACAACCAAAGGTTGTGCTAACAGATATTAAGATGCCAAAGATCGATGGGATCGCGGCAACACGTATCATCAAAAAGGAATTCCCTCACATAAAAGTGGTTGCATTTACAATGTTCGATCAGGAGGATGCCATATCGCAAATGGTTGCAGCCGGAGTTTCAGGCTATATTCTAAAAGACTCCCCACTCGAAGAAGTGATGAATGCCATACGAAGCGTTGCCGAAGGAAGTACATTTTTTGATGCGGCCATTGACCTTACAAATCTTAATAAAGCTTCAGACCGAACTGAAAAAAAACCTGTCCTGAGTAAAAGTGAGCGTGAGATCTTAAAGCTTATTGGGGAGGGAAAGGCAACCAGCGAAATCGCAAAACTGCGCTTCACCGCTGTATCTACGGTTGAAAAACACCGAAAAAATATGATCCGAAAACTCGGACTCTCAGGGAAGGGAGAATTATTGCGGTATGCTCTTGAAAAAAAGTATGATTTTTAA
- a CDS encoding dipeptidyl-peptidase 3 family protein, whose protein sequence is MKNTFYIAVAMSGLLFFSCIDDKKEPKVETEVVESAEFNYNVDQFADLRILRYQIPSWDDLTLKEQKLVYYLTQAGLEGRDIMWDQNYRHNLAIRKALENVYTTYNGDKSTDDWKNFETYLKRVWFSNGIHHHYSNDKIKPDFSAEYLRTLLSETNSTLEGEAFDVIFNDKDSKKVNQAKGVDNVALSAVNFYGPNVTNKDVESFYAQKKSPNPDKPLSYGLNSQLVKENGVLKERVYKSGGLYGAAIDKIIVWLEKAQGVAENKAQGDAIGLLIEYYKTGDLQTWDDYNVAWTKATEGNIDYINSFIEVYNDPLGYRGSYETIVQIKDFDMSEKMAVLSENAQWFEDNSPLMEAHKKDSVVGVTYKVVNVAGEAGDASPSTPIGVNLPNANWIRAAVGSKSVSLGNIIEAYNNAGSSGRLKEFVNDEEELALEEEYGQIADKLHTALHEVIGHASGQLNPGVGETKETLKNYASTLEEGRADLIGLYYLYNPKLQELGLVDDWKKVGMAAYDGYIRNGLMSQLIRLNLGDDVEEAHMRNRQWVSAWAYEKGLEDNVIEKITRDGKTYFNINDYDKLHELFGQLLRETQRIKSEGDYAAVEALVEGYGVKVDQKLHAEVLERNKQFTSAPYSGFVNPVIIPKMNDEGEIERFEVKQPDTFEEQMLFYAEKYSNLPIKN, encoded by the coding sequence ATGAAGAATACTTTTTATATAGCCGTGGCTATGAGTGGTTTGCTGTTTTTTTCGTGTATAGACGATAAGAAGGAACCCAAAGTTGAGACGGAAGTTGTTGAATCTGCCGAATTTAATTACAATGTAGATCAGTTTGCAGACCTTAGGATATTAAGGTACCAGATTCCAAGCTGGGATGACCTTACGCTTAAAGAACAAAAACTGGTTTATTATTTAACTCAGGCGGGACTTGAAGGTCGCGATATCATGTGGGACCAGAATTATCGACATAACCTGGCCATTCGTAAGGCGTTGGAAAATGTCTATACAACCTACAATGGTGATAAATCTACAGACGACTGGAAGAATTTTGAAACCTATTTAAAACGTGTATGGTTCTCTAACGGTATCCACCACCATTATTCGAATGACAAAATAAAACCCGATTTTTCGGCCGAGTATCTAAGAACGTTGCTTTCAGAAACAAATAGTACACTAGAGGGTGAAGCATTCGATGTGATCTTTAATGACAAAGATTCCAAAAAGGTAAATCAGGCGAAAGGTGTGGACAATGTTGCGCTATCGGCTGTGAATTTTTACGGACCAAACGTAACAAATAAGGACGTAGAGAGCTTTTATGCGCAGAAGAAATCTCCAAATCCCGATAAGCCATTATCTTATGGATTAAATTCACAATTGGTGAAAGAGAATGGAGTATTAAAAGAACGGGTCTATAAGTCGGGCGGACTTTATGGTGCTGCCATCGACAAGATCATAGTTTGGTTAGAAAAGGCACAAGGAGTTGCCGAAAATAAAGCTCAAGGCGATGCTATTGGCCTGTTGATCGAATATTATAAGACAGGTGACTTACAAACCTGGGACGATTATAATGTAGCTTGGACAAAAGCCACAGAAGGAAATATTGATTACATCAATAGTTTTATTGAAGTCTATAATGATCCATTAGGATATAGAGGTTCGTATGAGACCATCGTACAGATCAAGGATTTTGATATGTCTGAAAAGATGGCTGTGCTTTCTGAAAATGCACAATGGTTTGAAGATAATTCTCCCTTAATGGAAGCGCATAAAAAGGATAGTGTAGTTGGCGTAACCTATAAGGTAGTAAATGTAGCCGGAGAAGCCGGAGATGCATCCCCGAGTACACCCATTGGTGTGAATTTACCCAATGCCAATTGGATTCGGGCTGCCGTTGGAAGTAAGTCGGTTTCCCTTGGAAATATTATTGAAGCTTATAACAATGCGGGTAGTTCGGGACGTTTAAAGGAATTCGTGAATGATGAAGAAGAACTGGCTTTGGAAGAAGAATACGGACAAATCGCCGACAAGCTTCACACGGCACTTCACGAAGTGATAGGTCATGCATCGGGACAATTAAATCCCGGTGTTGGAGAAACCAAGGAAACGCTTAAGAATTATGCTTCTACATTGGAGGAAGGACGTGCAGACCTTATAGGCTTGTATTACTTATACAATCCCAAATTACAAGAATTAGGTTTGGTAGATGACTGGAAAAAAGTTGGTATGGCTGCTTACGACGGTTACATCAGAAATGGATTAATGTCGCAGTTAATTCGCCTTAATCTTGGGGATGATGTAGAAGAAGCTCACATGAGAAACCGACAGTGGGTATCGGCATGGGCGTATGAAAAAGGATTAGAAGACAATGTGATCGAGAAGATCACCCGGGATGGCAAAACCTATTTCAATATTAATGATTACGATAAATTACACGAGTTATTCGGACAGCTATTGCGCGAAACGCAGCGCATTAAGTCGGAAGGTGACTATGCTGCAGTAGAAGCCTTGGTGGAAGGATACGGTGTAAAAGTAGATCAGAAACTTCACGCTGAGGTGCTTGAACGAAACAAACAATTTACTTCGGCACCGTACAGCGGTTTCGTAAATCCGGTGATCATTCCAAAAATGAACGATGAAGGTGAAATAGAGCGTTTTGAAGTAAAGCAACCAGACACTTTTGAAGAGCAGATGTTGTTTTATGCTGAAAAATACAGCAATTTGCCGATAAAGAACTAG
- a CDS encoding SRPBCC family protein, producing MKLLKYLFFLLLIILVGGAIYFGTKDGSFDISKTKMIEAPSEVIYNNVKDFKNWETWGPWMDDDPDLEINYAEKTEGEGASYSWKSEIVGDGSMKTLKVIPHKEIDQEIVFNTPMGDSKSEVYWRFNDTETPGQTEVVWGMRGEQSFMEKVFMGLFSDEDFESTLGAMYDEGLTKLDSVVVQSMNNYTVSVDGVTQYGGGYYMFNTTSSKISEIGEKMGPMMGQVAGFMAQNNLQSAGMPFTIYNEIDQANGTVIFSAAIPVKEKVITAEGTPVLCGFMDPVTTLKTTLKGKYDFLPKAYEAAQEYIQKNNLTPHPSANMFEVYATDPGEVPNPSNWVTEIYIPIVTPVEPQQ from the coding sequence ATGAAACTCTTAAAGTATCTGTTTTTTCTACTACTTATCATCCTAGTTGGAGGTGCTATTTATTTTGGCACCAAAGATGGAAGTTTCGACATTTCAAAGACTAAAATGATCGAAGCACCTTCCGAAGTGATATACAACAATGTAAAGGATTTCAAGAATTGGGAGACTTGGGGACCCTGGATGGACGATGATCCCGACCTGGAAATTAATTATGCGGAAAAGACTGAAGGCGAAGGCGCCTCTTATTCCTGGAAAAGTGAAATTGTTGGTGATGGTTCGATGAAAACTTTAAAGGTTATTCCACATAAGGAAATTGATCAGGAAATTGTTTTTAATACTCCCATGGGAGATAGTAAAAGTGAGGTTTACTGGCGTTTTAACGATACTGAGACTCCCGGACAGACCGAAGTGGTCTGGGGCATGCGTGGAGAACAATCCTTTATGGAAAAAGTGTTTATGGGTCTTTTTTCAGATGAGGATTTTGAATCCACTTTAGGCGCCATGTATGATGAAGGCCTAACTAAGCTGGATTCGGTGGTGGTGCAGTCTATGAATAACTATACGGTGAGTGTCGATGGTGTAACTCAATATGGCGGAGGCTATTATATGTTTAATACTACGTCTTCGAAAATTAGTGAGATAGGTGAAAAAATGGGCCCGATGATGGGACAGGTAGCCGGGTTTATGGCTCAAAACAACCTTCAGAGTGCCGGAATGCCCTTTACCATTTACAATGAAATCGATCAAGCCAACGGAACCGTGATCTTTTCTGCGGCAATTCCAGTGAAGGAAAAAGTGATTACTGCGGAAGGAACTCCGGTGCTTTGCGGCTTTATGGACCCTGTTACTACCTTAAAAACGACGCTAAAAGGAAAGTACGATTTTCTTCCGAAGGCTTATGAGGCAGCACAGGAATATATTCAAAAAAACAATCTTACTCCTCATCCTTCAGCCAATATGTTTGAAGTATATGCTACCGATCCGGGAGAAGTACCAAACCCTTCCAATTGGGTCACCGAAATTTATATTCCAATTGTAACCCCTGTCGAACCGCAACAGTAG